GCTTCACGATCGTGAAGGCGGGCCGTCGATGCGCCACACCGCTCCTGCTCGTCCTGATTTGCATAGAGACTGCCGACTTAGTGTTCGCTCTCGATTCGATCCCGGCGATCTTCGCCGTGACGCGCGATCCGTTCATCGTCTACACCTCCAACATCTTGGCCATCCTGGGCCTGCGCGCGATGTTCTTCCTCGTGGCCGGCATGATCCGGCGCGTGGCGTATCTGAACATCGGCCTGGCCGCCGTGCTGAGCTTCGTCGGCGTGAAGATGCTGCTCACGGACATCTACGAGATCTCGACCTTGACCTCGCTGGGCGTCATCGCGGTGGTGCTCGCGCTGGCGGCCGTGGTGTCATGGCTCAGGCCACGTGTCTTCGCGGCTGCGAAGGCGCCCGCAGACGGAGGCGCCGAGCCAGACGCTGAAGATCCGCGGCTGCTGCGGCGGGCGGGCGGCCAATGAGGGGCAGTCCTGGTCGAAGCGTCCAGCTCCGCTGGCTCCCCCCGCTGGGTTTCGTAATCCCGCTCTTCGCCGGCGCACTGCTGGTCGCGCCGATGTCAGGACAAGCCGCGCCGGAGGATCGCGCGCTCGCCCGGTGGATCGAGGAGCAGACACGGCAGGACGAGAGCCTGGCCGGGACGCGGGTCATCGTGCATGCGCGGCAGGGAGCCGTCGTCCTATCAGGGATGGTGCGACTGTACAGCCAGAAGATCCGGTATGAGCAAATCGCGTGGCACAGCCCGGGTGTGCGAGAAGTCGAGAACGAGATCCGCGTCATCCCGGTCCTGCCCCTGAGTGACGTGGAGATCGCTCGGCGGATCGTCGCCATGGCGCAGGAATACCGGCGCCTTCACGGGGCGGGCGTCAAAGCCGAAGTCAACGAGGGTTTCGTCAGGCTCGCCGCTACGTTCGACGATCCAGCCGACGTTCTCTTCCTCAAGTATCGGGCCGCCGAGATCGA
The Deltaproteobacteria bacterium DNA segment above includes these coding regions:
- a CDS encoding TerC/Alx family metal homeostasis membrane protein, which codes for NRGLEFLTGYLIERALAVDNIFIFLVVFSTFAVPAVYQYRVLFWGILGALVLRAVFILLGAALLAAFHWVMYVFGGFLVLTGIKLLLAANGGVHPERNVLFRLFKRLVPSVSDYHGARFTIVKAGRRCATPLLLVLICIETADLVFALDSIPAIFAVTRDPFIVYTSNILAILGLRAMFFLVAGMIRRVAYLNIGLAAVLSFVGVKMLLTDIYEISTLTSLGVIAVVLALAAVVSWLRPRVFAAAKAPADGGAEPDAEDPRLLRRAGGQ
- a CDS encoding BON domain-containing protein; this encodes MRGSPGRSVQLRWLPPLGFVIPLFAGALLVAPMSGQAAPEDRALARWIEEQTRQDESLAGTRVIVHARQGAVVLSGMVRLYSQKIRYEQIAWHSPGVREVENEIRVIPVLPLSDVEIARRIVAMAQEYRRLHGAGVKAEVNEGFVRLAATFDDPADVLFLKYRAAEIEGVVGVEIDARFRV